In one Phalacrocorax carbo chromosome 16, bPhaCar2.1, whole genome shotgun sequence genomic region, the following are encoded:
- the GSG1L2 gene encoding germ cell-specific gene 1-like protein 2, with the protein MKIGMSWRMPVSVPAADRRQRASAAFSLSFLSLVFSITAFSSSYWCEGTRKVAKPFCTGQSKGDDCIRFNSPDTNSSNAVQYIWETGDDKFVDRKFHAGIWYSCEEIINEEGEKCRSFISLTPAADRGVLWLSIVAELLYIIFLLTGAILMSVEMCYYSTVIDGLKINAFSAVVTVLAGLLGMVAHMMYTTVFQMTVNLGPEDWRPHTWDYGWSYCLAWASFACCMAAAVTTINKYTKTILEFKHKRKMLERSLKNKYKFPDHTAPEKACNVYVNSFHNRTEDPAHPIKGLCHLATISVL; encoded by the exons ATGAAGATTGGGATG TCCTGGAGGATGCCAGTTTCAGTCCCAGCTGCAGACAGACGGCAGAGAGCCTCAGCAGCATTTTCtctcagttttctctctttagTCTTCTCTATTACAGCATTCAGTAGCAGTTACTGGTGCGAAGGGACAAGAAAAGTTGCCAAACCTTTCTGTACAGGGCAGAGCAAAGGGGATGACTGCATCCGCTTTAATAGCCCTGACACCAACAGCAGCAACGCTGTGCAGTATATTTGGGAGACAGGAGATGACAAGTTTGTTGACCGAAAGTTTCATGCTGGGATTTGGTATTCCTGTGAAGAAATTATAAATGAAGAAG gtgAGAAATGTAGAAGCTTCATCAGCCTGACTCCAGCTGCTGATCGAG GGGTTTTATGGCTGTCTATTGTAGCAGAGCTTCTGTACatcattttccttctgactgGAGCCATTCTTATGTCAGTAGAAATGTGCTACTACAGTACTGTCATTGATGGACTAAAGATCAACGCCTTTTCTGCAGTAGTCACTGTATTAGCAG GTCTTCTGGGCATGGTTGCTCACATGATGTACACAACTGTGTTTCAAATGACTGTAAATCTTGGTCCTGAAGACTGGAGACCTCACACATGGGATTACGGCTGGTCCTATTG CCTCGCATGGGCTTCCTTCGCTTGCTGTATGGCTGCAGCTGTCACCACTATTAACAAATATACAAAAACTATTTTGGAATTCaagcacaaaaggaaaatgctggaaAGGAGtttaaagaataaatacaaGTTTCCTGATCATACAGCTCCAGAGAAAGCTTGCAATGTGTATGTGAACTCTTTTCACAACAGGACAGAGGACCCTGCACACCCAATAAAAGGCTTGTGTCACCTGGCCACTATTTCAGTTCTGTAA